GGGTATTGCAGTAGAAAGCGGCGAAGTACTCGCGCTGTGGTATCGCCGTTTTCAGCCAGCCAAAGGATTACCCAAGGACATGGAAGCGTCATTTAAAGGACCTTCCGCTGAGGAGAGTAAACGGACTTTGCTCGGCTACATGGACAGCCTTGATTGTTTCAAGCTGGATGACTACTGGTCTATTCGCCACGCTTCAAACAAAGAATTTCAGTTGATGTTGGCACGTAAAGTCGGTCTCGATCTTCCCAACACGCTGACAACCAACTCCCCAAAAGCGGTGCGCGAGTTTTATCACGCTAACCAAGGGAACATTATCACCAAGATGCAGACGTCTTTTTCTGTTTGGGAAGACGGGCAAGAACAAGTGGTGTTTACCAACAAGGTTGAAGAGCCACACCTGGAGCAGTTAGAGAGTCTCAATCTTTGCCCTATGGTGTTTCAGGCGCACATTGAGAAAGAAGTCGAACTTCGTGCCACCGTCGTTGGTAATAAGGTCTTTTGTGCGGCGATCAATCCCAATGAAGTCTCAGGCATGGAGTTGGATTGGCGTAAACGAGGTCAGCATACCCTGGATAAGTGGATGCCTTATGAGTTGCCGCAAGAGATCAGTGACAAGCTGGTTCAATTAACTGTGGCTCTCGGTCTTAACTACGGGGCGGCGGACATCATTGTGACACCAAAAGGTGAGTACAAATTCCTGGAAATTAACCCTTGTGGTGAATTTTATTGGATGGATGCTTTCCAGCAACTGGGTATCTGCGAAGCGATTGCCGAAAACCTGCTTGCTGGCGGTCGCAGTAAGGTCTGATTGTTTGAGCCAGTTATATCGCCAAGCCGTCTTAAATGCCCGAAAGCAGCGCCTTCAGGGTGAGGTGTTGCTGCTGCAACCCATGCCTTTGACCCTCACTATTTTCCTCTTGGTTGGTGCCACGACCCTGATTGCACTCTTTCTTGCTTTTGCTGAGTACAGCCGTAAAGAGACGGTTCAGGGATATCTCGTCCCTGACCTAGGTGTTATCCAGTCTGTTTCCCTGAATGAAGGCATCATCGAGCGTGTCCATGTGACGGATGGCGAGCAGGTAATAAATGGAGAGCCATTGGTGACCATTCGCTCGAAAAGCGAGCTTGAAAATGGTGTCGATGTCAACGCGAGCACGTTAGAAGAACTTCAAACCCAGATTGCTACGATCTCTCAGGAAATAACCCACCAACAGGCGCTTCATGAAAAAGTCATGCATAAACAACGGCAGTGGCTTTCAGATTTGAATGCAGAACTTACGGCTATCGAAGGGCGAAAAAATCTGATAGAGCGAAAGATG
The nucleotide sequence above comes from Grimontia kaedaensis. Encoded proteins:
- a CDS encoding MvdC/MvdD family ATP grasp protein, whose translation is MKKNKVVIVTHSNDNPSIDVVSEYLKERGIQAVRLNSDLFPTQVTIENHQTNEGSNNRLITEAGIAVESGEVLALWYRRFQPAKGLPKDMEASFKGPSAEESKRTLLGYMDSLDCFKLDDYWSIRHASNKEFQLMLARKVGLDLPNTLTTNSPKAVREFYHANQGNIITKMQTSFSVWEDGQEQVVFTNKVEEPHLEQLESLNLCPMVFQAHIEKEVELRATVVGNKVFCAAINPNEVSGMELDWRKRGQHTLDKWMPYELPQEISDKLVQLTVALGLNYGAADIIVTPKGEYKFLEINPCGEFYWMDAFQQLGICEAIAENLLAGGRSKV